One Helianthus annuus cultivar XRQ/B chromosome 7, HanXRQr2.0-SUNRISE, whole genome shotgun sequence genomic region harbors:
- the LOC110868671 gene encoding uncharacterized protein LOC110868671, translating into MGKASANVLFDPVHNSCCDLDVEKNPELKNFSSILDFMDRIPIKKALTDQRPIYRSHLSRFWKNATYDEQSKVISSVVEVHGKLETILVTEALVREVINFPDEADYPTRFPERMVKGCMLRMGYRGALNTGNYLKSKFQKSFKFLIHCILISLSHTKGSYDQMRDYQMNMVTTLVLNKKYNFSHIVFHYMAENITTKVRAWKYPRFVQMLIDHAYPEIDRNIKDDLLVQAHMSNNTLKQLVKYHPNHPEPDLVIESFGFIKDVKYVDPDPVDHQNWRNQEEMKEAFYADELKILENFKTTKNEWYVKESGRRRRLATPTAEQGEGSSSKPKKKQKKKAQTMLVDEPEDDIPIVDVEKEQEVTAGEDLLFDADVLETGPDFVANVVQSVTAEIQKEKEKIVDDFEGDDVDKDTTSSSSSSDDKVVDENERQRRMKEEIEKEKLLRKRKRLEKDDDAPYVPSPEHATESQSTPKVRKKAAGRKRATPKVRVSKRPQKIVQKPPTPPHEPTPPQSPIHQSPPRQPTHPQQSSPPRLPTPPRQPSPISQSTPPQQTFVTSQDLFGTPPLSQMQPGSSSRGLQTPQDNLLEIGDFGFANNDQVLKLEKRMDDVIAENKKLAAENKKVADREKLLAARVQKLESENKELVKKVEADQTKIDILKVRVAELEEEKNRRDDQNEYFKLKNKELAAAKALRDHEFYMLNRVVESMLGTSVNQRFEELKVEDLRAERQAEIERQMKEKCNNSH; encoded by the exons atgggcaag GCTTCGGCGAATGTCTTATTTGATCCTGTACACAACAGTTGTTGTGATCTAGACGTTGAGAAAAATCCCGAATTGAAGAATTTCAGTAGTATCTTGGATTTCATGGACCGTATTCCAATTAAGAAAGCACTTACGGATCAAAGGCCGATCTATAGATCTCACTTAAGTcgtttctggaaaaatgccacatATGACGAACAAAGCAAAGTAATTTCTTCTGTGGTTGAAGTTCATGGAAAGCTGGAAACAATTTTGGTGACTGAAGCTCTAGTACGCGAAGTGATCAACTTTCCCGATGAAGCTGATTACCCAACACGGTTTCCCGAAAGGATGGTGAAAGGGTGTATGCTGAGGATGGGGTACAGAGGAGCGTTAAATACCGGAAATTATCTAAAGTCGAAGTTCCAGAAGTCGTTCAAGTTTCTCATTCACTGCATTCTGATTTCCTTAAGTCATACGAAAGGAAGTTACGACCAAATGAGAGACTATCAGATGAACATGGTGACTACTTTGGTATTGAACAAAAAGTATAACTTCTCTCACATAGTTTTTCACTATATGGCAGAGAACATTACTACCAAAGTCAGGGCGTGGAAGTATCCAAGGTTTGTACAAATGTTGATAGATCACGCATATCCAGAGATTGATAGGAATATCAAAGATGATCTGTTGGTGCAAGCTCACATGTCTAACAACACACTGAAGCAGTTAGTAAAGTATCATCCAAATCATCCAGAGCCAGATCTTGTCATTGAATCTTTTGGCTTCATCAAAGACGTCAAGTATGTTGATCCTGATCCAGTAGATCATCAAAACTGGAGGAATCAGGAAGAAATGAAAGAGGCATTTTACGCTGATGAGTTGAAGATTCTCGAGAATTTCAAAACCACAAAGAATGAATGGTACGTGAAAGAATCTGGAAGGAGACGTAGATTGGCGACTCCTACAGCAGAACAGGGTGAAGGATCGTCGTCTAaaccaaagaagaaacaaaagaaaaaggCTCAAACTATGTTGGTAGATGAGCCTGAAGATGATATTCctattgttgatgttgaaaaggaacAAGAGGTGACTGCTGGAGAAGATCTCTTGTTTGATGCAGATGTGCTTGAAACAGGGCCAGATTTTGTTGCAAATGTTGTACAATCTGTAACTGCTGAAATccagaaagagaaagaaaagatagTGGATGATTTTGAAGGTGATGATGTGGACAAAGACACAACtagttcatcaagttcatcagATGACAAAGTTGTTGATGAGAATGAACGTCAGAGAAGGATGAAGGAAGAGATCGAAAAAGAAAAGTTGCTCAGGAAAAGAAAGAGGCTAGAAAAGGATGATGACGCTCCTTATGTTCCTTCACCAGAGCATGCTACTGAATCACAATCAACTCCAAAAGTTAGAAAGAAAGCTGCTGGTCGTAAGAGAGCAACTCCAAAGGTTAGAGTGTCAAAAAGACCTCAGAAGATTGTGCAAAAGCCTCCTACACCTCCACatgaaccaacaccaccacaatcGCCTATTCACCAATCACCACCAAGACAACCTACCCATCCACAACAATCATCACCACCCAGATTACCAACACctccaagacaaccatcacctatTTCTCAATCAACACCACCACAACAAACATTTGTCACTTCACAAGACCTATTCGGTACACCTCCACTCTCTCAAATGCAACCGGGTTCTTCTAGCAGAGGTCTTCAGACTCCACAAGATAATCTATTGGAAATTGGTGATTTCGGCTTTGCAAATAATGATCAAGTGTTGAAGTTGGAGAAGAGAATGGACGATgtgattgctgaaaacaagaaGTTGGCAGCTGAGAATAAGAAAGTAGCTGATAGAGAAAAACTTCTTGCGGCCCGTGTGCAGAAGTTAGAAAGTGAAAATAAAGAGTTGGTGAAGAAAGTTGAAGCTGATCAAACAAAGATTGATATTTTAAAAGTTCGCGTTGCCGagcttgaagaagaaaagaatcGGCGTGATGATCAAAATGAATACTTCAAGCTTAAAAACAAAGAGCTTGCCGCAGCTAAAGCTTTAAGAGATCACGAGTTCTATATGCTGAACAGAGTAGTAGAAAGCATGCTTGGAACTTCTGTGAATCAAAGGTTTGAAGAATTGAAAGTTGAAGACCTTCGAGCTGAACGTCAAGCTGAAATAGAAAGGCAGATGAAGGAgaaatgtaacaactctcattaa